The Tepidibacter aestuarii genome contains a region encoding:
- a CDS encoding GntR family transcriptional regulator, whose amino-acid sequence MKDNLEKLKLENYKPLREIVFEYLRESILKGKLEPAQRLMEVQLAEQLGVSRTPVREAIRKLELEGLVVMLPRKGAYVADVSLKDIIEVLEIRAALEGLAASVAAERMSDEDLEKLELISYQFKKSLENGDIDMMVKKDIELHDLIFNSTNNQKLIQINNSLREQVYRFRVTYISDHDTSKNLVKEHEDIIQAICNRDSKGAMQKSTEHMENAQNFIIEKSRRNNSEK is encoded by the coding sequence TTGAAGGATAACTTAGAAAAATTAAAGTTAGAAAATTATAAACCTTTGAGGGAGATAGTATTTGAATACCTAAGAGAATCAATATTAAAAGGAAAATTAGAACCTGCACAAAGACTTATGGAGGTTCAATTAGCTGAACAGTTAGGGGTTAGTAGAACACCAGTAAGAGAAGCTATTAGAAAATTAGAATTAGAAGGATTAGTAGTTATGCTTCCTAGAAAAGGAGCATATGTTGCAGATGTATCATTAAAAGATATAATAGAAGTTTTAGAAATAAGAGCAGCATTAGAAGGACTTGCAGCATCTGTAGCAGCTGAGAGAATGTCTGATGAAGACTTAGAAAAATTAGAACTTATATCTTATCAGTTTAAGAAAAGCTTAGAAAATGGTGATATAGATATGATGGTCAAAAAGGATATAGAACTACATGACCTTATATTCAATTCAACGAATAATCAAAAACTTATTCAAATAAATAACTCTTTAAGAGAACAGGTATATAGATTTAGAGTAACATATATATCTGATCATGATACTTCTAAGAACTTAGTTAAGGAACATGAAGATATAATACAGGCTATATGTAATAGAGATTCTAAAGGTGCTATGCAAAAATCTACTGAACATATGGAAAATGCTCAAAACTTTATAATAGAGAAGTCTAGAAGAAATAATTCTGAAAAATAA
- a CDS encoding GerAB/ArcD/ProY family transporter gives MISTKEKISTSQMITLLMSTMLGVGILSLPRNLSDKVKGSGFIVVIIATLVCIFFGYCIYKVVYRFQNKSLMQISSDILTKPIAYLICIIYILYYLINIGMVVRIFGEVVKMYMLKKTPIEVIILSMLFVCAYGSRKGIEGIARISQIIFFLMMLPIIFIFLFSLQSADFSNLMPIFNVNLSQIFPSVFLTTFSFSGFETMLILGIFMKDPKDGFKIQWISSAIVGIASVFFVVISMAVFGQTETSHLMWPTLTIVKVIDIPGAFLENLDALIMGAWTLNIFITICVFLFSQSLIFGDMFNCKEISYFNYAVLPIAYLLALYPANLAHVYDLLSNKYTIGLQVIVIAAIPFILFLFSRFSKKVKKA, from the coding sequence ATGATTTCAACTAAAGAAAAAATAAGTACATCGCAAATGATAACACTTTTGATGAGTACAATGCTAGGTGTAGGTATATTATCTTTACCAAGAAACTTATCAGATAAAGTCAAAGGATCAGGGTTTATAGTTGTAATAATAGCAACCCTTGTATGTATTTTCTTTGGATATTGTATATATAAAGTGGTATATAGATTTCAAAATAAAAGTCTTATGCAGATAAGTTCAGATATTTTGACTAAGCCGATTGCATACTTAATATGCATTATATATATATTATACTATTTGATAAATATAGGTATGGTAGTCCGTATATTTGGAGAAGTTGTAAAAATGTATATGTTAAAGAAAACCCCTATAGAGGTGATAATACTATCTATGTTATTTGTATGTGCTTACGGTTCTAGAAAAGGAATAGAAGGTATAGCTAGGATATCCCAGATAATATTTTTCTTAATGATGCTACCTATAATATTTATATTTTTATTTTCACTTCAGAGTGCTGATTTTAGTAATTTAATGCCTATTTTTAATGTTAACTTATCTCAGATATTTCCATCTGTATTCTTGACTACTTTTTCATTCTCAGGATTTGAGACTATGCTTATACTTGGCATTTTTATGAAAGATCCTAAGGATGGCTTTAAGATACAGTGGATATCATCAGCTATTGTAGGAATTGCATCTGTATTCTTTGTAGTAATAAGCATGGCTGTATTTGGTCAAACTGAAACTTCACATTTAATGTGGCCTACATTGACCATTGTAAAAGTCATAGATATACCAGGAGCATTTTTAGAAAATCTAGATGCATTAATAATGGGAGCCTGGACGTTAAATATATTTATAACAATATGCGTATTTCTTTTCTCTCAATCGTTAATATTTGGAGATATGTTTAATTGCAAAGAAATAAGTTACTTTAATTATGCTGTGCTCCCAATTGCATATTTATTAGCTTTATATCCTGCTAATTTAGCACATGTATACGATTTATTGAGCAATAAATATACAATTGGATTACAAGTAATAGTTATTGCAGCTATTCCTTTTATACTATTTTTATTTTCTAGATTTAGTAAGAAGGTGAAAAAAGCATGA
- the sleB gene encoding spore cortex-lytic enzyme, with protein MKKILLLVSMCSILILSCVVFYVDDYIVYGQANIFWGSKGDDVKAVQTKLKNWGYYNGPIDGVYGYKTYESIKKFQKKNNLKQDGIVGNETKKALGIQTQTKKVATSRNDEIYLLSQAITGEARGEPYIGQVSVGAVILNRTKDSRFPHSIAGVVYQPGAFTAVDDGQINMKPTESCIQAANDAINGWDPTGGAVYYWNPATATSKWIWKLKPIYKVGKHWFAKETY; from the coding sequence TTGAAAAAAATACTATTATTAGTTTCAATGTGTTCTATATTAATATTATCGTGTGTAGTATTTTATGTAGATGATTATATAGTATATGGTCAAGCTAATATATTTTGGGGCTCAAAAGGCGATGATGTTAAAGCGGTTCAAACAAAACTTAAAAACTGGGGTTATTATAATGGTCCTATAGATGGTGTATATGGATATAAAACCTATGAATCTATAAAGAAATTTCAAAAAAAGAATAATTTAAAACAAGATGGTATAGTTGGAAATGAAACTAAAAAAGCACTTGGAATACAAACTCAAACTAAAAAAGTAGCAACATCTAGAAATGATGAGATATACCTTCTATCTCAGGCTATAACAGGAGAAGCAAGAGGTGAGCCTTATATAGGGCAAGTGAGTGTAGGGGCGGTTATATTAAATAGAACTAAAGATTCTAGATTTCCGCATTCAATAGCTGGAGTTGTATATCAACCAGGCGCTTTTACTGCAGTTGATGATGGTCAAATAAATATGAAGCCAACAGAATCTTGTATACAAGCTGCAAATGATGCTATTAATGGATGGGATCCTACAGGTGGAGCTGTGTACTATTGGAACCCTGCAACAGCTACAAGTAAATGGATATGGAAATTAAAACCTATATATAAAGTAGGTAAGCATTGGTTTGCAAAAGAAACTTACTAG
- a CDS encoding Ger(x)C family spore germination protein encodes MKQKYTILILTIIISTLLTGCWDKVEINNRGFVIGLGIDKLKEEEKKEELDKIKVSFKIPNVALLGTKQTPTKEASFYWEAQGESFNTTINKIESKSPFDLELSHNKIIILGKEIVQDKRLFKQILDGIDRNKRFSRKMFILVSEETASDIIAIKPNEQPIVGVYYSNILRSAVNNGTVIDGTLNKVIKEIHENKSTVFPLTTKTDNNKRIELVGGIVVKDYVFKEELNARECRFLNMINQDNYNIMDIHVTYKDVPVAYKITSNKSETKVTEKDNNLVLDIYIDTEGDITQHEIGIKGLVANDKGIREVEKLCENKIKENVNKLISKLQKDSLDVIHVKDTLYKYNQPLYKKVNEDFDQYFKNMKVNVHVNSKIRRIGIVR; translated from the coding sequence ATGAAACAAAAATATACGATTTTAATTCTAACAATTATTATAAGCACATTACTTACAGGTTGTTGGGATAAGGTTGAAATAAACAATAGAGGATTTGTAATAGGGCTTGGAATAGATAAATTAAAAGAAGAAGAAAAGAAAGAAGAATTAGATAAAATAAAAGTATCGTTTAAAATACCTAATGTAGCCCTCCTTGGAACAAAACAAACACCCACCAAGGAAGCGTCTTTTTATTGGGAAGCTCAAGGAGAGTCGTTTAATACTACAATAAATAAGATAGAATCAAAGTCTCCATTTGACTTAGAACTATCTCACAACAAGATAATAATACTAGGAAAAGAAATAGTTCAAGATAAAAGATTATTCAAGCAGATACTTGATGGAATAGATAGAAATAAACGTTTTTCAAGAAAAATGTTCATATTAGTATCAGAAGAAACTGCTTCAGATATTATAGCTATTAAACCCAATGAACAACCCATTGTAGGAGTATATTATTCAAACATATTACGTTCTGCAGTAAATAATGGGACAGTAATAGATGGAACTTTGAATAAGGTAATAAAGGAAATACACGAAAATAAAAGTACTGTATTTCCTCTTACTACTAAAACTGATAATAATAAGAGAATAGAACTCGTTGGCGGAATTGTAGTAAAGGATTATGTGTTTAAAGAAGAATTGAATGCGCGAGAATGCAGATTTTTGAATATGATAAATCAAGATAATTACAATATAATGGATATACATGTTACCTATAAAGATGTACCAGTTGCTTACAAAATAACTAGTAACAAAAGTGAAACAAAGGTAACTGAAAAAGATAATAATTTAGTACTAGATATATATATAGATACTGAAGGTGATATAACTCAGCATGAAATTGGAATTAAGGGGCTTGTAGCTAATGATAAAGGTATACGTGAAGTAGAAAAATTATGTGAGAATAAGATAAAAGAAAATGTGAATAAGTTAATATCTAAATTACAAAAAGATAGTCTAGATGTTATACATGTAAAAGATACATTGTATAAATACAATCAACCTTTATATAAAAAAGTTAATGAAGATTTTGATCAGTACTTCAAAAATATGAAAGTTAATGTACATGTAAATAGTAAAATTAGAAGAATAGGTATAGTAAGGTAA
- the ispE gene encoding 4-(cytidine 5'-diphospho)-2-C-methyl-D-erythritol kinase, with amino-acid sequence MKSLDLKCRAKINLSIDVLGKREDNYHLVEMIMQTIDLYDNVNIEEIESGIIIESNNEHVPTDSSNIAYKAADLIKREFSIDKGLKITINKNIPVAAGLAGGSTNAAAVLVGLNKLWGLNLTQEQLMKLGLRLGADVPFCILGGAAIAKGIGEELTRIKDLGNVKILICKPDILVSTKWVYQNLNINKVAKRPNIKNILNNLQENDVQALACNMVNVLESVTENKYTQIKEIKKKMIEHNALGSMMSGSGPTVFGIFNNLDCAQKAKEELQQVYKQTYLVNTYKGGIEIEG; translated from the coding sequence ATGAAAAGCTTGGATTTAAAATGTAGAGCGAAAATAAATTTATCTATAGATGTGCTTGGAAAAAGAGAAGATAACTATCATTTAGTAGAAATGATTATGCAAACTATAGATTTATATGATAATGTAAATATAGAAGAGATAGAAAGTGGAATAATTATAGAGAGTAATAATGAACATGTTCCAACTGACTCTAGTAATATAGCTTATAAGGCTGCTGACTTGATAAAGAGAGAATTCAGTATAGACAAAGGTTTAAAAATAACAATAAATAAGAATATACCTGTAGCGGCTGGATTAGCGGGAGGAAGTACGAACGCTGCTGCCGTTTTGGTTGGACTTAATAAGTTATGGGGTTTAAATTTGACTCAAGAACAACTTATGAAACTTGGGTTAAGGCTTGGAGCAGATGTACCATTTTGCATATTAGGAGGAGCTGCAATAGCTAAAGGGATAGGAGAAGAATTGACTAGAATAAAAGATCTAGGAAATGTTAAAATACTTATATGTAAGCCAGATATATTGGTCTCTACAAAATGGGTGTATCAAAACTTAAATATAAATAAGGTAGCTAAAAGACCTAACATAAAAAATATATTAAACAATCTTCAGGAAAACGATGTACAAGCTTTAGCTTGTAATATGGTTAACGTACTTGAAAGTGTAACTGAAAATAAATATACACAAATAAAAGAAATAAAGAAAAAAATGATTGAACACAATGCTTTAGGATCTATGATGAGTGGAAGTGGACCAACAGTATTTGGAATATTCAATAATTTGGATTGTGCACAAAAAGCGAAGGAAGAATTACAACAAGTATACAAGCAAACATATTTAGTGAATACTTATAAGGGAGGAATTGAAATTGAAGGATAA
- the spoIIR gene encoding stage II sporulation protein R produces the protein MRKVLIAFFIALFCFMSTISYLNDVYANRDNYKEKLIRFHVIANSDSQNDQELKLKVRDKIIEFLSPKLEKSESIEETKNIITENIQNIQKIASDEIKENEKEYKVTASLDYSNFPTKKYSNIVLPAGEYKALKVVIGEGKGKNWWCVMFPPLCFVDINHGITDNKTEKNLKKVLTEEEYKMILVDNKEVKLKFKIVEILEKIKNKNIKLHLS, from the coding sequence ATGAGAAAAGTTTTAATTGCATTTTTTATAGCTTTATTTTGTTTTATGAGTACTATATCTTACTTAAATGATGTTTATGCAAACAGAGACAATTATAAAGAAAAGCTGATAAGATTCCATGTTATAGCAAATAGTGATTCTCAAAATGATCAAGAGTTAAAATTAAAGGTTAGAGATAAAATAATAGAATTTTTATCTCCAAAATTAGAAAAATCAGAAAGTATTGAAGAAACTAAAAATATTATCACGGAAAATATTCAAAATATACAGAAAATAGCTTCGGATGAAATAAAAGAAAATGAAAAAGAGTATAAAGTAACAGCTAGCTTAGATTATTCAAATTTTCCTACAAAGAAATATTCTAATATAGTATTACCTGCTGGTGAATATAAAGCATTAAAGGTTGTAATAGGAGAAGGTAAAGGGAAAAACTGGTGGTGCGTGATGTTCCCGCCACTATGTTTTGTAGATATAAATCATGGAATAACAGACAATAAAACTGAGAAAAATTTAAAAAAAGTTCTTACAGAAGAAGAATATAAAATGATATTAGTTGACAATAAAGAGGTTAAATTAAAATTTAAAATAGTAGAGATATTAGAAAAAATAAAAAATAAGAATATTAAATTACATTTAAGTTAA
- a CDS encoding spore germination protein — protein MQVKKEEYKLEHKLDIINERFKDCDDLVIREFDVGVENGCKMALVYIDGLTDKALISEFALNNLIVASRLAMPNDIKNNIKDLIQKKTIAITEIKEIKEMEECIKNILVGETLLFIDNVEESIVLSSRGWPTRSVSEPQSEVVIRGPRDGFTETLKVNTSLVRRRIRDTNFKIKNLSLGERSKTDVALLYIEDIVNNTVLEEVKKRVDEIDIDMIQESGDVEQLIEDNCYSLFPQIQYTERPDVIASSLYEGRVAILLDNTPFALIVPVTLTTFLQSPDDYYERWIISTLVRFIRLMATGFSLFLPSLYIAITSYHPDMLPTDLALYLAATRQGVPFPAFTEAFIMEITLELLREAGARLPKAIGSTIGIVGGLVIGQAAVQAGIVSPLMVIIVAITAISSFATPSYNMAIGFRMLRFILMLLASILGLYGIILGFLVMLINLANLRSFGIPYLEPLCSMGENFKDLKDTIIRAPMASMHSRPKMYTKRNTNRLDDKRKEILGEDDIKK, from the coding sequence ATGCAAGTAAAAAAAGAAGAATATAAGCTTGAACATAAGTTAGATATTATAAATGAAAGATTTAAAGATTGTGATGACCTAGTTATAAGAGAATTTGATGTTGGTGTTGAGAATGGTTGTAAAATGGCTCTTGTTTACATAGATGGATTGACAGATAAGGCACTTATAAGTGAATTTGCTTTAAATAATTTGATAGTTGCATCTAGATTAGCTATGCCTAATGATATAAAGAATAATATAAAAGATTTAATACAGAAAAAAACTATAGCAATAACCGAGATAAAAGAAATTAAGGAAATGGAAGAATGTATTAAGAATATACTCGTAGGAGAAACGCTTTTATTTATAGATAATGTTGAGGAATCCATAGTATTATCTTCAAGAGGGTGGCCAACTCGTTCAGTATCAGAGCCCCAATCTGAGGTTGTTATAAGAGGTCCTAGAGATGGATTTACTGAGACACTGAAAGTTAACACATCCTTAGTAAGAAGAAGAATAAGGGATACGAATTTTAAAATAAAAAATCTGTCATTAGGAGAAAGGTCAAAAACTGATGTAGCTTTACTGTATATAGAAGATATAGTTAACAATACAGTTTTGGAAGAAGTTAAAAAAAGAGTAGATGAAATAGATATAGATATGATTCAAGAAAGTGGAGATGTAGAGCAGTTAATAGAAGATAATTGTTATTCTTTATTTCCTCAAATACAGTATACAGAAAGACCTGACGTAATAGCATCATCTTTATATGAAGGTAGAGTTGCAATATTATTAGATAACACACCTTTTGCTCTTATAGTTCCGGTTACACTAACTACGTTCTTACAATCTCCTGATGATTATTATGAAAGATGGATAATATCAACCCTTGTAAGGTTTATAAGATTGATGGCTACAGGATTTTCTTTGTTTTTACCATCACTATATATAGCGATAACTTCTTATCATCCAGATATGTTACCAACAGACCTTGCTTTATACCTTGCAGCAACAAGACAAGGAGTACCATTTCCGGCATTTACAGAGGCATTTATAATGGAAATTACATTGGAATTATTAAGGGAAGCTGGAGCAAGGCTTCCAAAGGCTATAGGATCTACAATAGGTATTGTAGGAGGTCTTGTAATAGGTCAAGCTGCAGTTCAAGCTGGTATAGTCAGTCCTCTTATGGTAATAATAGTCGCTATAACTGCAATATCTTCTTTTGCAACACCTAGTTACAATATGGCGATAGGATTTAGAATGCTTAGATTCATATTAATGCTTTTGGCATCCATATTAGGTCTTTATGGAATAATATTAGGATTTTTAGTTATGCTAATAAATTTAGCTAATTTAAGAAGTTTTGGAATTCCTTATTTAGAGCCGTTATGCTCTATGGGAGAAAATTTCAAAGATCTTAAAGATACGATTATAAGAGCTCCTATGGCATCTATGCATTCAAGACCTAAAATGTATACAAAAAGAAATACAAATAGATTAGATGATAAAAGAAAAGAGATACTTGGGGAGGATGATATTAAAAAATGA
- a CDS encoding Veg family protein encodes MATKHTLDQIRKDIEKHVGKNVVLRANKGRKKMIVRKGILENTYPSIFVVKIDDSNCTRVSYSYSDVLTSTVKLQICTSENMSVS; translated from the coding sequence TTGGCTACTAAACACACTTTGGATCAGATAAGAAAAGATATAGAAAAACATGTCGGAAAGAACGTAGTTCTAAGAGCTAATAAAGGCAGAAAAAAGATGATCGTTAGAAAAGGGATCTTAGAAAATACGTACCCTAGTATATTTGTTGTGAAAATAGATGATAGTAATTGTACTAGAGTATCTTATAGTTATTCGGATGTATTGACATCTACTGTTAAACTCCAAATTTGCACAAGTGAAAATATGAGTGTATCTTAA
- a CDS encoding DUF3794 and LysM peptidoglycan-binding domain-containing protein: MDLIKDVMKIDNRSDFGRFQTFLESEILVPDTKNDVFEIVKTEAYISLKKEELMQGKIILRGDLNYNTIYITQDKQVTNLSGKIDINEAIEKEDISSDMKSILVSNIEHIDCSIINERKIKLGCLVNITGSLFSREKVDIIRDIAGIDDIQTSKKEIYYDDVIGIEKSEAVVKEIINLGENEDVSSVLSLNPKVLLKETRLSDNKVILGGVVELNPIVLNKEGEMSKLRSNSVEFTQFIEVAGVMQGMKEDSYMNLIDFKFNLKDDDSGRANLLEIDATVSTKVKISENVVKETLQDAYCPYKDLKLEDKSFNLNKIVNFGEDDFIINEVIQNDKDDIEIKEILNVDSKLFITDNFIIEEKMNIEGIIHVDILYTPVEGLRPVYSMSEEIPFKQSLDLSNINDSMKPYSNIDVDSINCSVQKNEVELKIKGKTKFEVVEDLKSSFVINGEIIGDIDSSSRPSITIYIAKENDTLWDVAKRYNTTALEIAQTNDMNEEDSLKEGQYLIIEKKVTLDI; this comes from the coding sequence ATGGATTTAATAAAAGATGTAATGAAGATAGACAACAGAAGTGATTTTGGAAGGTTTCAAACTTTTTTAGAATCTGAAATTTTAGTACCTGATACAAAGAATGATGTTTTTGAAATAGTAAAGACAGAAGCGTACATATCTTTAAAGAAGGAAGAATTAATGCAAGGAAAAATAATACTAAGAGGAGATTTGAACTATAACACTATTTATATAACTCAAGATAAACAGGTTACAAATTTAAGTGGAAAAATAGATATAAACGAAGCAATAGAAAAAGAAGATATTTCATCAGATATGAAGAGTATATTGGTTAGCAATATAGAGCATATAGATTGCAGCATAATAAATGAAAGAAAGATAAAACTAGGATGTTTAGTAAATATCACAGGTAGTTTATTTTCAAGGGAAAAAGTAGATATAATAAGAGATATAGCTGGGATCGATGATATACAAACTAGTAAAAAAGAAATATACTATGATGACGTAATAGGAATTGAAAAATCAGAGGCAGTAGTAAAAGAAATAATAAATCTTGGAGAGAATGAAGATGTTAGTTCTGTATTGTCATTAAATCCAAAGGTATTGTTAAAGGAAACTAGACTATCAGATAACAAGGTTATATTAGGAGGAGTAGTTGAACTCAACCCTATTGTTTTAAATAAAGAAGGAGAAATGAGCAAATTAAGATCTAATTCTGTAGAGTTCACACAGTTTATAGAAGTAGCTGGAGTCATGCAGGGAATGAAAGAAGATTCGTATATGAATTTAATAGACTTTAAATTTAATTTAAAAGATGATGATTCAGGAAGAGCTAATCTACTAGAAATAGATGCAACTGTTAGTACAAAGGTTAAAATATCAGAGAATGTAGTAAAAGAAACTCTTCAAGATGCTTATTGCCCATATAAAGATTTAAAACTTGAAGATAAGAGTTTTAATTTAAATAAAATAGTTAATTTTGGTGAAGACGATTTTATAATAAATGAGGTTATACAAAATGATAAAGACGACATAGAAATCAAAGAAATATTGAATGTAGATTCAAAGTTATTTATAACAGATAATTTTATTATAGAAGAAAAGATGAATATAGAAGGTATAATTCATGTTGATATACTATATACTCCTGTTGAGGGCTTAAGACCTGTATATAGCATGAGTGAGGAAATACCATTTAAACAATCTCTAGATTTAAGCAATATCAATGATAGCATGAAGCCATATTCAAACATAGATGTAGATAGTATAAATTGTAGTGTACAAAAAAATGAAGTTGAATTAAAGATAAAAGGAAAAACTAAATTCGAAGTCGTAGAAGATTTAAAGAGTTCATTTGTAATAAATGGAGAAATTATAGGAGATATAGATTCTTCATCAAGACCTAGTATAACTATATATATAGCCAAAGAAAATGACACTCTTTGGGATGTAGCAAAAAGATATAATACAACAGCATTAGAAATAGCTCAAACTAATGATATGAATGAAGAAGATTCCTTAAAAGAAGGTCAATATTTAATAATAGAAAAGAAAGTAACACTAGATATATAA
- a CDS encoding CLC_0170 family protein codes for MYESSLFLIVGIYMLVWDCNILKKKKLNKEFNIAKFIGSAYIVVSFAYFIYYVNRR; via the coding sequence ATGTATGAGAGTAGCTTGTTTTTAATAGTCGGCATATATATGTTGGTATGGGACTGTAATATTTTGAAGAAAAAGAAGTTAAATAAAGAATTCAATATAGCTAAATTCATAGGAAGCGCCTATATTGTAGTATCTTTTGCATATTTTATATATTACGTAAATAGGAGGTGA
- a CDS encoding N-acetylmuramoyl-L-alanine amidase translates to MDRKFRNLIAYKVSKNIPQEFHIQAIMCQAIIERTNIFRNILDGNFKKEEVNTEDIYDKALEAVDNTMNLVIMFNDSPICAYYHVCCGGSTENSEYLLNTKIDYLRGITCKECMLNKELENIVDVDLEDLESIFGYNISQNFMNEYSIDNVLKILEKTRGNRIENILVFNKEVKGSVFSENLNLDSSRVGFRPIKIRFYTKGIGHGLGLCQYGANEKAKNNWNYEKILNHYYTNIILSELDDFNLDLPLKNKKIFIDAGHGGEDTGYTNDSLTEKEISLKVTLKIKEKLEKIGACVYLSRLTDEYISLDKRVDMIKKSNSDFLISIHLNKSKFEGVSGAEAIYYWGDVNGELIGKNILSNLKKNMNIKNRGVNEGSIYILKESGCNGVYCELGYISNPLESELFADDKFIDSIAENIVYSILEYYENNVLT, encoded by the coding sequence ATGGATAGAAAATTTAGAAATCTTATAGCATACAAAGTATCTAAAAACATTCCTCAAGAATTCCACATACAGGCTATAATGTGTCAAGCTATTATAGAGAGAACAAATATATTCAGAAATATATTAGATGGAAATTTTAAAAAAGAAGAAGTTAATACAGAGGATATATACGATAAGGCACTTGAAGCTGTTGATAATACAATGAATTTAGTTATAATGTTTAATGATTCTCCAATTTGTGCATATTACCACGTGTGCTGTGGTGGGAGCACAGAAAATAGTGAGTATTTATTAAATACAAAAATAGATTATCTACGAGGGATTACTTGTAAAGAATGTATGTTAAATAAAGAATTAGAGAATATAGTGGATGTTGATTTAGAAGACCTTGAATCAATATTTGGATATAATATATCTCAAAATTTCATGAATGAATATTCTATAGATAATGTGTTGAAAATTTTAGAAAAAACTCGTGGAAATAGAATAGAGAATATACTAGTTTTTAATAAAGAGGTTAAAGGTAGTGTATTCAGTGAAAACTTAAATTTAGATTCTTCTAGAGTTGGATTTAGACCTATAAAAATAAGATTTTATACAAAAGGGATAGGCCATGGATTAGGACTTTGCCAATATGGAGCCAATGAAAAAGCAAAAAATAACTGGAACTATGAAAAAATTTTAAACCATTACTATACAAATATTATATTATCTGAGTTGGATGATTTTAATTTAGATTTACCTCTTAAAAATAAAAAAATATTTATAGATGCTGGTCATGGAGGAGAGGACACAGGTTATACTAATGACTCTCTAACAGAAAAAGAAATTTCACTAAAAGTAACATTAAAGATAAAAGAAAAGTTAGAAAAAATAGGTGCTTGTGTATATCTATCCAGATTAACTGATGAATATATATCTTTAGATAAAAGAGTAGACATGATTAAAAAATCTAATTCTGATTTCTTGATCAGTATACATTTAAATAAATCCAAATTTGAAGGAGTAAGTGGAGCAGAAGCTATATATTACTGGGGAGATGTAAATGGAGAATTAATAGGAAAAAATATACTAAGTAACTTAAAAAAGAACATGAATATAAAGAATAGAGGAGTAAATGAAGGTAGTATATATATACTAAAAGAAAGTGGTTGTAATGGGGTATATTGTGAACTAGGATATATATCTAACCCCTTAGAATCAGAACTATTTGCTGATGATAAGTTTATTGATAGTATAGCTGAGAATATAGTGTATAGTATACTTGAATATTATGAGAATAATGTATTGACATAA